One window of Catharus ustulatus isolate bCatUst1 chromosome 3, bCatUst1.pri.v2, whole genome shotgun sequence genomic DNA carries:
- the LOC116994071 gene encoding protein PET117 homolog, mitochondrial: MSRGSRLALAVSALFSAAVVAAVHVQQRRELERLRSGVVRDLERQNQKRENVRLLEEQIALTKQLMEERDKALMERRSQQS, translated from the exons ATGTCGCGGGGCTCCCGCCTGGCGCTGGCCGTCTCCGCCTTGTTCTCCGCCGCCGTCGTGGCGGCCGTGCACGTCCAGCAGCGCCGGGAGCTGGAG AGGCTGCGAAGTGGCGTTGTCAGAGATCTTGAGCGTCAGAATCAGAAGAGAGAGAATGTCCGCCTGTTAGAAGAGCAGATTGCTCTGACAAAGCAGCTGATGGAAGAGAGAGACAAGGCGCTAATGGAAAGACGTTCCCAGCAGTCTTAG